One Prevotella intermedia ATCC 25611 = DSM 20706 DNA window includes the following coding sequences:
- a CDS encoding RelA/SpoT family protein — protein MEKENESNKIDEVKEDQIIEDAFQHLLKTYLASPHRKKVDIITKAYHFAKQAHKGVRRLSGEPYILHPIAVAQIACEEIGLGSTSICSALLHDVVEDTDYTVEDIENIFGAKVAMIVDGLTKISGGIFGDKASAQAENFKKLLLTMSDDIRVILLKICDRLHNMRTLASQPANKQYKIAGETLYIYAPLANRLGLNKVKTELEDLSFRYEHPDAYKAIESKIASTQAQRDSLFDNFTAPIRAELDKIGLDYEIKARVKSPYSIWNKMQTKHVPFEEIYDILAVRIIFKPKSREEEANECFKIYVAISKLYKSHPDRLRDWVNHPKANGYQALHVTLMSKLGQWIEVQIRSDRMDEIAEQGFAAHWKYKEGTEITEDEGELNDWLHTIKEILDDPQPDAMDFLDAIKLNLFASEIFVFTPKGEIKMMPAGCTALDFAFQIHTFIGSHCIGAKVNHKLVPLSHKLQSGDQVEILTSKAQRVEKSWINFVSTAKAKGKVLAILRKEAREIQKKGEEILEEWLKKHDFEMSTWVLDRLCSLHEIQKHANLFIAVGEKSIILGEADLDELQGKNRHKQDKDDSVSTWRKYVPFLNRNKTADATAADGKVDEKAVSGLIVVDKDLNKKKPIFINEDNIARYIFPSCCHVIPGDDAMGFIDNNSHIEIHNRACPVAAKLKASFGSRILDAKWDMHKKLFFDATIELRGIDRRGILLDISKVISDQLGMNMRKITLKSDNGIVVGTIDMGVHDREDVKLIKDSLLKIEGMQSVLEIL, from the coding sequence ATGGAGAAAGAGAACGAAAGCAACAAAATTGACGAGGTAAAAGAAGACCAAATCATCGAAGATGCGTTTCAGCACCTGTTGAAAACTTATTTGGCATCGCCTCATCGTAAGAAGGTAGACATCATAACAAAGGCCTACCACTTTGCCAAGCAAGCTCACAAGGGCGTGCGCCGCCTTTCGGGCGAGCCTTACATCTTGCACCCCATAGCTGTTGCACAGATAGCTTGCGAAGAAATTGGCTTAGGTTCTACAAGTATTTGTTCGGCTCTTTTGCACGATGTAGTGGAAGATACAGACTACACGGTAGAAGATATTGAAAACATATTCGGCGCAAAAGTCGCGATGATAGTCGATGGCTTGACAAAGATTTCGGGCGGTATCTTTGGCGATAAGGCTTCTGCGCAAGCCGAAAACTTCAAGAAACTGCTCCTCACAATGAGCGACGACATTCGCGTTATCCTCCTCAAGATATGCGACCGCCTGCACAATATGCGCACCCTCGCTTCGCAACCCGCCAACAAGCAGTACAAGATTGCAGGCGAAACGCTTTATATCTACGCTCCATTGGCCAATCGTCTGGGGCTCAATAAAGTAAAAACCGAACTCGAAGACCTTAGTTTCCGCTACGAACACCCCGACGCTTATAAGGCGATAGAGTCGAAAATAGCCTCTACACAGGCACAGCGCGACTCGCTTTTCGACAATTTCACCGCTCCTATCCGCGCAGAACTCGACAAAATAGGATTGGATTACGAGATTAAAGCCCGCGTGAAAAGTCCTTATTCCATTTGGAATAAAATGCAGACAAAGCACGTTCCGTTCGAGGAAATATACGATATTTTAGCCGTTCGCATCATCTTTAAGCCCAAGAGCAGGGAAGAAGAAGCCAACGAATGCTTCAAGATTTATGTGGCAATCAGCAAGCTCTACAAGAGCCACCCCGACCGTTTGCGCGATTGGGTGAACCACCCGAAAGCCAACGGCTACCAAGCTTTGCACGTTACACTGATGTCCAAGTTGGGTCAGTGGATAGAAGTTCAGATACGTTCCGACCGTATGGACGAAATTGCCGAGCAGGGTTTTGCTGCCCATTGGAAGTATAAGGAAGGCACAGAGATAACCGAGGACGAGGGAGAATTGAACGATTGGCTGCACACCATAAAGGAAATACTCGACGACCCACAGCCCGATGCCATGGATTTCCTCGATGCCATCAAGCTGAACCTCTTTGCTTCCGAGATATTTGTATTTACACCGAAAGGCGAAATTAAGATGATGCCAGCGGGTTGCACCGCTCTCGACTTCGCTTTCCAGATACACACGTTCATTGGCAGCCACTGCATTGGTGCGAAGGTGAACCACAAACTCGTACCGTTGAGCCACAAACTGCAGAGCGGCGACCAAGTAGAGATACTCACATCTAAGGCGCAACGTGTGGAAAAGTCGTGGATTAACTTCGTGTCTACCGCTAAGGCGAAGGGCAAGGTATTGGCAATCTTGCGCAAGGAAGCACGGGAAATACAGAAAAAGGGCGAGGAAATACTCGAAGAATGGCTGAAGAAGCACGACTTTGAAATGTCTACTTGGGTGCTCGACCGACTTTGCAGCTTGCACGAAATACAGAAACACGCCAACCTTTTTATAGCCGTTGGCGAAAAGTCGATTATCCTTGGCGAAGCCGATTTAGACGAGTTGCAGGGCAAGAACAGGCACAAGCAAGACAAAGACGACAGCGTGTCTACGTGGCGCAAGTATGTTCCATTCCTCAACCGCAACAAAACTGCCGATGCCACAGCTGCTGACGGTAAAGTAGACGAAAAGGCAGTGTCAGGCTTAATCGTCGTTGATAAGGACCTGAACAAGAAGAAACCAATCTTCATAAACGAAGACAACATTGCTCGATACATCTTCCCAAGCTGCTGTCACGTTATTCCGGGCGACGACGCTATGGGCTTTATCGACAACAACTCCCACATCGAAATCCACAACCGTGCGTGCCCAGTGGCTGCAAAACTGAAAGCGAGCTTCGGTTCGCGCATTCTCGATGCAAAGTGGGATATGCACAAGAAATTGTTCTTCGATGCTACAATAGAACTGCGAGGCATAGACCGCCGAGGCATATTGCTCGATATATCGAAAGTAATTTCCGACCAGTTGGGTATGAATATGCGCAAGATAACGCTGAAGAGCGACAACGGAATCGTTGTAGGCACTATTGATATGGGTGTTCACGACCGCGAAGATGTCAAACTCATCAAGGACAGTTTGCTGAAAATAGAAGGTATGCAATCTGTTTTAGAGATTTTGTAG
- a CDS encoding DNA-binding domain-containing protein: MSVNYKLIKNHSKSAEKAEYRAVTVENQMVGLERIGQNIQEATTLTRADVIGTIAALKDEIADQLMSGNGVHLPGIGYFSLAVRGNVYEDPRTHRHRLRNAEVRTVKFRPDIEMLDTLQHTKFENITYRHGTSSVPTAELTDKALDDLFSAKPFITVADLRDCLNLSSANAYRIAARLEAEGKLRDVGSRYRKAYVRGESQG, translated from the coding sequence ATGAGTGTAAATTACAAACTTATAAAGAATCACAGCAAGTCGGCGGAAAAGGCTGAATACAGGGCTGTAACTGTAGAGAACCAAATGGTGGGACTGGAGCGTATAGGACAGAATATACAAGAAGCAACCACACTTACACGAGCTGACGTTATCGGAACGATAGCTGCTTTGAAAGACGAGATTGCCGACCAACTGATGTCTGGCAACGGCGTACACCTGCCTGGAATTGGCTACTTCTCGCTCGCCGTTAGGGGCAACGTGTACGAAGACCCGCGCACGCACCGCCATCGGCTGCGGAACGCCGAGGTTCGCACGGTGAAGTTTCGTCCCGACATTGAAATGTTGGACACGCTTCAGCACACCAAGTTTGAGAACATTACTTATCGGCACGGCACCTCTTCCGTGCCAACGGCAGAGCTCACAGACAAGGCTCTCGATGATTTATTCTCCGCTAAGCCTTTCATCACAGTTGCCGACCTGCGCGACTGCCTCAACCTTTCCTCTGCCAATGCCTACCGCATTGCTGCCCGACTGGAAGCGGAAGGCAAGCTCCGCGATGTCGGTTCGCGCTATCGCAAGGCGTATGTGCGAGGAGAAAGCCAAGGGTAA